Proteins encoded together in one Oreochromis aureus strain Israel breed Guangdong linkage group 23, ZZ_aureus, whole genome shotgun sequence window:
- the LOC116320994 gene encoding 2-oxoglutarate receptor 1-like, whose product MAINHSNNSNCTDLDELMKRYYLPVAYSLIFIVGLVGNVTSISIYLTKLRPWKSSSIILVNLAVTDLLYVLSLPFLVYYYSRWDKWPLCEFMCRVVRVGFHLNLYGSILFLTCLAVFRYVVVIKPLSAAQVQQKRWGIIACSAVWIISAAEITPMLSMISVNDNKKCIDFASTEPVATVRLYSWLLTAFGFLLPLVVVFMCYTGIVKQLAKGPHTTSLCRMRARRVTVLILVVFVVCFLPYHVLRVLRIESRYHNTTCPAENIVHAAYIISRPLAGFNTFFNLVLYTLSGDAFRRAFLNAFHWERCLTKTRSLFHLAVISEASRDKSAT is encoded by the coding sequence ATGGCGATCAACCATTCCAACAATTCCAACTGTACCGATTTGGATGAACTGATGAAACGCTACTACCTGCCTGTGGCTTACAGTCTCATCTTCATTGTGGGCTTGGTTGGAAATGTAACATCCATCAGCATTTACTTGACAAAGCTTCGTCCCTGGAAGAGCAGCAGCATCATCTTGGTCAACCTGGCGGTGACCGATCTCCTCTATGTCCTCAGCCTGCCGTTCCTGGTCTACTACTATAGCAGATGGGACAAGTGGCCTCTCTGCGAATTCATGTGCCGTGTCGTGCGCGTTGGGTTTCATTTGAACCTTTATGGGAGCATCCTCTTTCTAACATGTCTGGCAGTTTTTCGTTATGTAGTGGTGATTAAACCACTGAGTGCAGCACAGGTACAGCAGAAGCGCTGGGGTATAATTGCCTGCTCAGCTGTTTGGATCATCTCTGCTGCTGAAATAACACCCATGTTGAGCATGATATCAGTGAATGATAACAAGAAGTGCATAGACTTTGCAAGTACTGAACCCGTCGCTACTGTGCGGTTGTACAGCTGGCTACTTACTGCGTTTGGATTCCTACTTCCCCTTGTGGTGGTGTTTATGTGTTACACTGGGATAGTAAAACAGCTGGCAAAAGGACCACATACAACAAGTCTCTGTCGGATGCGAGCACGGCGTGTGACTGTACTGATCCTGGTGGTGTTTGTTGTATGTTTTCTGCCATATCACGTCCTGCGTGTGTTGCGGATAGAATCGAGATATCATAACACGACTTGTCCGGCAGAGAACATCGTGCATGCAGCGTATATCATCTCCAGGCCTCTGGCTGGATTTAACACTTTTTTCAACTTGGTGCTCTACACTCTTTCAGGTGATGCATTTAGGAGGGCCTTTCTCAATGCTTTCCACTGGGAACGCTGCCTGACCAAAACAAGGTCATTGTTCCACCTGGCCGTCATCAGCGAGGCAAGCAGGGACAAGTCTGCTACATAA
- the LOC116320997 gene encoding kelch-like protein 41b produces the protein MDPNAIKEELRLFQSTLLQDGLKELLNENKFVDCHLKVGDRSFPCHRLIMAACSPYFREIFFTEDGKEVENTKEVVLEDVNPSILDMIIQYLYSAEIDLTDDNVQDIIAVANRFQIPSVFTVCVNYLQKKLSLGNCLAIFRMGLVLSCPRLAITARNYIADRFELLYKEDEFLKLAAHELFAIIGGDSLNVDREELVFEAVMAWVRHDREKRLKVLKDAFNCIRFRLLPEKYFKERVETEEIIKADPELQKMIQVIRDAFKGKLPEKPKKNEGEEGASKEGGEEEDSPFPGFLNDNRRHGMYARDFILMINDTAAVGYDVSENECFLAAMSEQVPRNHVSLVTKKNQLYIIGGLFVDEENKDVPLQCYVYLLDPFSSDWIALPPMPSPRCLFNIGESENLLFAVAGKDLQSNESLDSVMCYDTEKMRWSETKKLPLKIHGHAVVSHKGLVYSIGGKTDDNKALNKMFVYNHKQSEWREQAAMKTPRAMFGAVVHNGKIIVVGGVNEEGLTASCEAYDFATNKWEPFTEFPQERSSVNLVSNGGSLYAVGGFAMVQMENKEVTPTEVTDVWQYEEDKKQWSGMLREMRYAAGSSCVSMRLNAAKMPKL, from the exons ATGGACCCCAACGCCATCAAGGAGGAGCTGCGCCTGTTTCAGAGCACCCTGCTCCAGGACGGCCTGAAAGAGCTTTTGAATGAGAACAAGTTTGTGGACTGTCACCTGAAAGTAGGCGATCGTAGCTTTCCCTGCCATCGGCTGATCATGGCTGCCTGCAGCCCTTACTTCAGGGAAATATTCTTTACTGAAGATGGGAAGGAGGTGGAGAACACCAAAGAGGTGGTCCTTGAGGATGTTAACCCTTCCATCCTGGACATGATTATTCAGTACCTCTACTCAGCTGAAATTGATCTCACCGATGACAACGTTCAGGATATAATTGCTGTGGCAAACAGGTTCCAGATCCCTTCTGTCTTCACAGTGTGTGTAAACTACCTTCAGAAGAAGCTGTCCTTGGGTAACTGCTTGGCCATCTTTAGGATGGGCCTGGTGCTCAGCTGTCCCAGGCTCGCCATCACTGCACGCAACTACATTGCTGACCGCTTTGAACTCCTTTATAAGGAAGACGAGTTCCTAAAACTCGCTGCCCATGAACTGTTTGCCATTATTGGTGGAGACTCGTTGAATGTTGATAGAGAGGAACTGGTTTTTGAAGCCGTCATGGCCTGGGTCCGCCATGACAGGGAGAAACGCCTCAAGGTCCTGAAGGATGCTTTCAACTGTATCCGGTTCCGCCTCCTGCCAGAGAAATACTTCAAAGAGAGAGTGGAGACTGAAGAGATTATCAAAGCTGATCCAGAGCTTCAGAAGATGATTCAGGTCATCAGGGATGCTTTCAAGGGCAAACTGCCAGAGAAACCCAAGAAGAATGAGGGAGAGGAGGGGGCCAGCAAGGAAGGAGGTGAAGAGGAGGACAGTCCATTCCCTGGATTCCTGAATGACAATCGCAGACACGGCATGTATGCTCGTGACTTCATCCTGATGATCAATGACACGGCAGCAGTGGGATATGACGTCAGTGAGAACGAGTGCTTCCTGGCAGCCATGTCCGAGCAGGTGCCACGTAACCACGTTAGCCTGGTGACAAAGAAGAACCAGCTATACATCATTGGAGGACTCTTTGTCGACGAGGAAAACAAGGATGTTCCTCTGCAATGTTATGTATATTTG TTGGATCCGTTCAGCTCAGACTGGATCGCACTGCCCCCAATGCCTTCTCCAAGATGTCTCTTTAACATCGGAGAGAGCGAGAACCTGCTGTTTGCTGTGGCTGGAAAAGACCTCCAGTCCAATGAATCACTGGATAGCGTGATGTGCTATGATACTGA GAAGATGAGGTGGAGCGAGACCAAAAAGCTTCCTCTGAAGATCCACGGCCATGCAGTTGTCTCCCACAAAGGGCTGGTCTATAGCATTGGAGGAAAGACGGATGACAA CAAAGCCCTCAACAAGATGTTTGTGTATAACCACAAACAGTCAGAGTGGAGGGAGCAGGCAGCCATGAAGACACCCAGAGCCATGTTTGGAGCAGTTGTCCACAATGGCAAGATCATAGTGGTTGGTGGAGTCAACGAGGAAGGCCTCACTGCCTCGTGTGAAGCCTATGACTTTGCAACGAACAA GTGGGAGCCCTTCACAGAGTTTCCTCAGGAGAGAAGCTCTGTCAACCTAGTGAGCAATGGTGGCTCCCTTTACGCTGTGGGTGGCTTTGCTATGGTTCAGATGGAGAACAAAGAGGTGACTCCCACAGAGGTCACTGATGTCTGGCA GTATGAGGAAGACAAGAAGCAGTGGAGCGGCATGCTGAGGGAGATGCGCTATGCTGCTGGATCCTCCTGTGTTTCTATGCGCCTCAATGCTGCAAAGATGCCTAAACTGTAG